The Apium graveolens cultivar Ventura chromosome 11, ASM990537v1, whole genome shotgun sequence genome has a window encoding:
- the LOC141698368 gene encoding monothiol glutaredoxin-S2-like, whose product MATVTKLGEEYPVVIFSKSSCCMSHSIKTLIYSFGANPMVYELDEVINGQQMEKELKALGRKPSVPVVFIGKELIGGPNEIMSLHVKGKLVPMLLKAKAIWI is encoded by the coding sequence ATGGCCACAGTCACAAAACTAGGCGAAGAGTATCCGGTTGTGATCTTCAGCAAAAGTTCTTGCTGCATGAGCCACAGCATCAAGACACTAATATACAGTTTCGGGGCAAACCCAATGGTCTATGAACTCGATGAAGTTATAAATGGACAGCAAATGGAGAAGGAACTCAAGGCATTAGGACGTAAGCCGAGTGTACCTGTAGTTTTCATAGGTAAGGAACTGATTGGTGGTCCTAATGAGATTATGAGCCTCCATGTCAAAGGCAAGCTAGTGCCAATGCTCCTAAAGGCTAAAGCTATCTGGATATAG